From a region of the Rhodospirillaceae bacterium genome:
- a CDS encoding DUF983 domain-containing protein: MSVSPFGAGIRCRCPACGRGALFRGFLTVVPECAVCGQDLRAHEEGDGPAVFAILLLGAVMVALALLAEVHFRPPLWLHAVLWTPLTVAGAMALLRPLKATLIALQFRNRPEDYDAAE; the protein is encoded by the coding sequence ATGAGCGTTTCTCCCTTCGGCGCCGGCATCCGTTGCCGGTGCCCGGCCTGCGGAAGGGGCGCCCTGTTCCGCGGTTTCCTTACCGTCGTTCCCGAATGCGCGGTCTGCGGGCAGGACCTGCGGGCCCATGAGGAGGGCGACGGACCGGCGGTCTTCGCCATCCTGTTGCTGGGCGCCGTCATGGTCGCGCTGGCGCTGCTGGCCGAAGTGCATTTCCGGCCGCCGCTCTGGCTCCATGCCGTCCTGTGGACGCCGCTCACCGTCGCCGGAGCGATGGCGCTGCTCCGCCCCCTGAAAGCGACGCTCATCGCCCTCCAATTCC